Proteins from one Oryza sativa Japonica Group chromosome 12, ASM3414082v1 genomic window:
- the LOC4352552 gene encoding uncharacterized protein — protein MHPLVGALVAGARERWWCRGEGGAAVRHAVAWAGALALAVSVASFAPEAAFVWALTGGGGGGGSGELCAAGAVRVPLDGGGDFVCVPARMAVRSGADMIVPPAFAGLAVGASACFVRALAIGRRLDDY, from the coding sequence ATGCATCCGCTGGTGGGGGCGCTGGTGGCGGGGGCGCGGGAGCGGTGGTGGTGCCGCGGggaaggcggcgcggcggtgcggcACGCGGTGGCGTGGGCGGGGGCGCTGGCGCTGGCCGTGTCCGTGGCGTCGTTCGCGCCGGAGGCCGCGTTCGTGTGGGCGCttaccggcggcggaggaggcggggggagtggggagttgtgcgcggcgggcgcggtgcgGGTGCCGCTCGACGGCGGGGGGGACTTCGTGTGCGTGCCGGCGAGGATGGCGGTGCGGTCCGGCGCCGACATGATCGTGCCCCCGGCgttcgccggcctcgccgtcggcgcctCCGCCTGCTTCGTCCGCGCCCTCGCCAtcggccgccgcctcgacgACTACTAG
- the LOC4352551 gene encoding uncharacterized protein isoform X2 produces MSAPRPAASAAAAAAANPSASTSQPPPPPPHPPPPPPPPPPPPPAAAAPSRSSSAAAAAVARVREEGEVSSGADDDEPLRARFTAPSNVSKYADASTQVLSANFPGKVAPSYKKTTRVNQGLFKPGTNRNLTWQKPVSSDNLVISFSDDDSGSDSGMSKQDKRGRKDSSQGTYKTGINVHTGIMREEAPQQKIHAAKVGSANWSAVPLTYRNSGVGRGLSATFARRDPPVRQVTPQKAIHKDGNVVGVSSAVHNLESLRHKIAARENELKVKRPMSPSLLKDSSFPTGQTRLPLEKIGFEASSIGACSHLNGPVGHDIRPIKRLKPNQECSNNQVLVNQIPPVPTGKSLGKSNVQPCERREHIENGIRDCNVNEAVHTVTTEPGGHHIGAIKSLSLSKMQHTVIPDADNHVTGKQHVKHAAPPTANEQSVVEDANTLVPITSVRAGANVEMSSIQVKDNMLSTWNGQHIMPADTSTVPNLRPQLGPGVENAENCGDQIVITGQNTSLLSLLEMEEFQERELEDAQEHRRKCEVEEREALRAYRRAQRALIEANERCAILRRKRELCSAQVHGFIAENSSLAQPLSIQNAGHGLVMPSVLNSQANADGQMPGNQGGRSGSPYPEESPQQPVDKHEARSHNFNDNSTPSDYMEDDLLPPSKRARSDCISNLEDHMEETIHVYPVENRQISGESVQDYELLEASLRSRLVERFGKKSYLNNSGEATEELSFGKVSEIEREKAYVGPLLQEADENVMTNIEGMVELGNDAHEKRADSSNAPSIGNYDHEENISSFGELCMPLSVTHPIIPSSAPQNAARHMKGLFPDLHKKASDYKNDCQTSNAASVATVRLPDVAKDNAKMHSTTRKDMDIVSGAVDPFWPFCMFELRGKCNDEECPWQHVEHHAWRKSKHTKHSKPSFSGWIPYGLFQHILPVPTYRVGSNLIRADLNLIQSVLASSIWQYWQRGFCASFPFPLSVQRVLPSDAPSLQAGDDSSANFDRDRQLLNLRMLDSRKNKIVQGSVDAELFLEGALILYFGKINKPDRLKALLYLARAIEADPSTVILWVFYLHIYYQKDEGLGKDDMFSHAVQHNVCSYELWLMYINSRLRFDDRLDAYNDALSMLCQMTAVTDMELKDRSSFVLDIFLQMVYFLCMSGNVDKAISRIYGILPTATPDCSGDKLLADVISCLTISDRCIFWISCIYVSIYRKLPEEIIDQLEFLKDLPNSLVWSPIELTVDNRSQILVLLNYAAGKIAVDINETVKNGDPSYLRLSQFLAVNHINCLATLEGFQSCANLLVKYMEEYPMCPHILVFSARLHRKYGSCPGLKGFDELLLGWPKEVQGIQYLWNQCAEHALADNIELAEKLLTRWFEEYGKDGDIQSGGATRPMEISNEESVRSSVSSIQEVGSGTSTSEDQIFWLLNLSLYRTIENNLQEAKVAMDKALKLAHGESYEHCIKEHAAIHTLEKTSSSTDVQTQATFSLISGYLVDQRNLPVRDLLSRRFMKNVKKHRLKRLIDETIGPTSANPALINSVLEVCYGPSLLPETIGEVKYLVDFVESVMEVLPANYRLALAVGKFMVKHCTGDDSISMGTRFWASSILINAIFRAVPVAPESVWLEGASLLEKLQAAETVKRFYQQATSVYPFSFKLWHSYLNSCKASGSSTESIAEAARQRGIELSVTPP; encoded by the exons ATGTCAGCCCCGCGACCCgcggcctccgcggcggcggcggcggccgcgaacCCTAGCGCGTCCACCTCGcagcctccccctcctcctcctcatccgccgcctcctcctccgcctccgcccccgcctccgcctgcgGCCGCGGCGCCCTCCAGGTCTtcgtcggctgcggcggcggcggtggccagggtgcgggaggagggagaggtctcctccggcgccgacgacgacgag CCTCTGCGGGCTCGGTTCACTGCTCCATCCAATGTTTCCAAATATGCGGATGCTTCTACTCAAGTGTTGTCAGCAAATTTTCCTGGAAAAG TTGCTCCAAGTTATAAGAAGACAACGAGGGTGAATCAAGGGCTTTTCAAACCTGGCACCAATCGAAACCTTACTTGGCAAAAGCCTGTGTCAAGTGATAACCTTGTGATAAGTTTCTCTGATGATGATAGTGGGTCCGACTCTGGAATGTCAAAGCAAGATAAGAGAGGCAGGAAAGACAGTTCACAAGGTACATATAAAACAGGGATTAATGTGCACACTGGAATTATGAGGGAAGAAGCACCTCAACAGAAGATCCATGCTGCAAAGGTTGGATCTGCAAATTGGTCAGCTGTTCCACTAACATATAGGAATTCAGGGGTAGGCAGGGGATTGAGTGCCACCTTTGCTAGGAGAGATCCACCTGTTCGGCAAGTCACTCCCCAAAAGGCCATCCATAAGGATGGAAATGTTGTGGGAGTAAGTTCAGCGGTTCATAATTTGGAAAGCTTACGCCACAAAATTGCTGCTAGGGAAAATGAATTGAAAGTGAAAAGACCAATGTCACCTAGTCTTTTGAAGGACTCAAGTTTTCCCACTGGTCAGACAAGGTTACCCTTGGAAAAGATAGGATTTGAAGCTTCAAGCATTGGTGCATGCTCACACCTTAATGGTCCTGTTGGACATGATATTAGACCAATTAAAAGGTTGAAGCCCAATCAGGAGTGCTCCAACAACCAAGTTCTTGTTAATCAGATACCACCTGTACCTACTGGCAAGTCACTGGGGAAAAGCAATGTGCAACCTTGTGAAAGAAGAGAGCATATCGAAAATGGAATTAGGGACTGCAATGTTAATGAAGCAGTGCATACTGTAACAACAGAACCGGGTGGGCATCATATTGGTGCCATTAAGAGCCTTTCATTATCCAAAATGCAGCATACAGTTATACCGGATGCTGACAACCATGTTACAGGTAAACAACATGTTAAGCATGCAGCACCACCAACTGCTAATGAGCAATCTGTGGTGGAAGATGCTAACACTCTGGTGCCTATAACTTCTGTCCGAGCTGGTGCCAATGTAGAAATGTCATCTATTCAAGTGAAGGATAACATGCTTTCTACTTGGAATGGGCAACATATAATGCCTGCTGATACATCAACAGTGCCAAACCTGAGACCACAGTTGGGACCTGGAGTGGAG AATGCCGAGAACTGTGGTGATCAGATAGTTATCACAGGTCAGAACACATCATTGCTCTCTCTGCTTGAGATGGAGGAATTTCAAGAGAGGGAGCTGGAGGATGCTCAAGAGCATAGAAGGAAGTGCGAAGTAGAGGAAAGAGAAGCTCTAAGAGCTTATCGCAGAGCACAAAGAGCTTTAATTGAGGCCAATGAAAGGTGTGCCATTCTTCGCAGAAAAAGAGAGCTTTGCTCTGCACAAGTCCATGGTTTTATCGCTGAAAATTCTTCTTTGGCACAGCCTTTGAGTATTCAGAATGCTGGACACGGTCTTGTAATGCCATCTGTGCTCAACTCTCAAGCTAATGCAGATGGTCAGATGCCTGGAAATCAGGGTGGCAGGTCTGGCAGTCCATACCCAGAGGAGTCCCCTCAGCAGCCAGTTGATAAGCATGAGGCACGCTCACACAATTTCAATGATAACAGCACACCTTCAGATTACATGGAGGATGATCTTCTACCCCCCTCAAAGCGGGCAAGATCAGATTGTATTTCAAATCTGGAAGATCACATGGAAGAAACTATACATGTTTATCCTGTGGAAAACAGACAAATTTCTGGTGAAAGTGTGCAGGACTATGAGCTTTTGGAAGCTTCTTTGAGATCAAGGTTGGTGGAGAGATTTGGGAAGAAATCATATTTGAATAATTCTGGAGAAGCCACTGAAGAACTCTCCTTTGGAAAAGTATCTGAGATTGAGCGTGAGAAGGCATATGTGGGACCTCTGCTACAGGAGGCTGATGAGAATGTTATGACAAACATTGAAG GTATGGTGGAGCTTGGGAATGATGCACATGAAAAGAGAGCTGATTCTAGCAATGCGCCTTCAATTGGCAACTATGATCATGAGGAAAATATTTCCTCTTTTGGAGAATTATGCATGCCATTGAGCGTGACTCATCCCATTATTCCTTCTTCAGCTCCACAAAATGCTGCAAGACACATGAAGGGTTTATTTCCTGATTTACACAAGAAAGCTTCAGACTACAAAAATGACTGTCAGACCAGCAATGCAGCCTCTGTAGCAACGGTTCGTTTGCCAGATGTTGCCAAGGATAATGCTAAGATGCACTCAACAACTAGAAAGGATATGGACATTGTGAGTGGTGCGGTTGATCCCTTCTGGCCTTTCTGTATGTTTGAGCTTCGAGGAAAATGCAATGATGAAGAATGTCCATGGCAACATGTTGAGCATCATGCTTGGAGAAAGTCAAAGCACACAAAGCATTCAAAGCCCTCATTTTCAG GGTGGATTCCTTATGGTCTGTTTCAGCATATTCTGCCCGTGCCAACTTATCGTGTTGGTTCAAATCTTATTAGGGCTGATCTGAACTTGATCCAGTCGGTGTTGGCTAGCAGCATTTGGCAGTATTGGCAAAGGGGGTTTTGTGcttcctttccttttcctttATCTGTTCAAAGGGTGCTTCCATCAGATGCTCCATCCTTACAGGCTGGTGATGATTCGAGTGCAAATTTTGATAGGGACAGACAACTATTGAATCTTCGAATGCTGGATAGTAGGAAG AATAAGATTGTACAGGGATCTGTTGATGCTGAACTATTCTTAGAAGGGGCACTAATTCTGTATTTTGGAAAAATCAACAAACCTGATAGGCTCAAG GCTCTTTTATATCTAGCACGTGCTATTGAGGCCGATCCAAGCACAGTTATCTTGTGGGTGTTTTATCTTCATATTTACTATCAAAAGGATGAAGGACTAGGGAAAGATGACATGTTTTCCCATGCG GTTCAACACAATGTTTGCTCCTATGAACTATGGCTTATGTACATTAACAGCAGGTTGCGCTTTGATGATCGGTTGGATGCTTACAATGATGCTTTGAGCATGCTCTGCCAAATGACAGCTGTCACAGACATGGAATTGAAAGATAGAAGTTCTTTTGTCCTAGATATCTTCTTACAGATGGTTTACTTCTTGTGCATGTCTGGAAATGTGGACAAAGCAATTTCCAGGATTTATGGGATTCTGCCGACTGCAACTCCCGACTGTTCTGGTGACAAGTTGCTCGCTGATGTCATTTCTTGCTTGACCATTTCTGACAGATGCATATTTTGGATTTCCTGCATATATGTCTCAATTTACAGGAAACTTCCAGAGGAAATTATAGATCAACTGGAATTTCTTAAGGATTTACCTAATTCGTTAGTATGGTCTCCTATTGAACTTACAGTAGATAACAGAAGTCAGATTTTAGTACTATTGAACTATGCTGCTGGTAAGATtgctgtagatattaatgaaaCGGTTAAAAACGGGGATCCATCTTACCTGAGGCTCTCACAATTCCTCGCTGTTAACCACATTAATTGTCTAGCTACTCTTGAAGGCTTCCAATCTTGTGCTAATCTGCTGGTGAAGTATATGGAGGAGTATCCAATGTGTCCTCATATTCTTGTTTTCTCAGCTCGGCTACATAGAAAGTACGGTTCATGTCCTGGTCTGAAAGGATTTGATGAATTGCTCCTGGGTTGGCCTAAAGAGGTGCAAGGAATTCAGTATCTGTGGAACCAATGTGCTGAGCATGCTCTGGCAGATAATATCGAGCTAGCTGAGAAGTTGCTGACTCGCTGGTTTGAAGAATATGGAAAAGATGGTGATATTCAAAGTGGTGGTGCTACTAGACCAATGGAGATCAGCAATGAAGAGTCTGTACGGTCATCAGTTTCCTCTATACAAGAAGTTGGTTCTGGTACATCTACATCAGAGGATCAAATCTTTTGGCTATTAAACCTCTCATTATACAGGACGATAGAGAACAATCTACAGGAAGCAAAAGTTGCTATGGACAAAGCATTGAAGTTAGCACATGGGGAGAGCTATGAGCACTGTATAAAGGAACATGCTGCAATTCACACACTGGAGAAAACGTCATCATCTACAGATGTTCAAACTCAAGCAACCTTCAGTCTTATCAGTGGTTATCTTGTAGATCAACGGAACTTGCCCGTGAGGGATCTGCTGTCAAGAAGGTTTATGAAGAATGTTAAGAAGCACAGGCTTAAGCGGTTGATAGATGAGACTATAGGCCCAACTTCCGCGAATCCTGCTCTGATAAACTCTGTCCTCGAGGTGTGCTACGGTCCATCTCTCCTTCCAGAAACGATAGGTGAAGTTAAGTACCTGGTCGATTTTGTTGAATCAGTGATGGAGGTTCTTCCTGCAAACTACCGTCTGGCCTTGGCGGTTGGTAAATTCATGGTTAAGCATTGCACAGGTGATGACTCTATTTCCATGGGCACCCGATTCTGGGCCAGCTCCATTCTGATCAACGCCATTTTCCGAGCTGTTCCTGTCGCACCAGAATCAGTATGGTTAGAAGGTGCCAGTCTCCTTGAGAAACTTCAGGCAGCAGAGACCGTGAAGAGATTCTACCAGCAGGCAACCTCAGTCTACCCGTTCTCCTTCAAGCTATGGCACTCTTACTTGAACTCCTGTAAGGCCAGTGGGAGCAGCACAGAGAGCATCGCCGAAGCTGCGAGGCAACGGGGCATCGAGCTGAGCGTAACGCCTCCCTAG
- the LOC4352551 gene encoding uncharacterized protein isoform X1 yields the protein MSAPRPAASAAAAAAANPSASTSQPPPPPPHPPPPPPPPPPPPPAAAAPSRSSSAAAAAVARVREEGEVSSGADDDEPLRARFTAPSNVSKYADASTQVLSANFPGKGSNSLSLSSAFPHKTVAPSYKKTTRVNQGLFKPGTNRNLTWQKPVSSDNLVISFSDDDSGSDSGMSKQDKRGRKDSSQGTYKTGINVHTGIMREEAPQQKIHAAKVGSANWSAVPLTYRNSGVGRGLSATFARRDPPVRQVTPQKAIHKDGNVVGVSSAVHNLESLRHKIAARENELKVKRPMSPSLLKDSSFPTGQTRLPLEKIGFEASSIGACSHLNGPVGHDIRPIKRLKPNQECSNNQVLVNQIPPVPTGKSLGKSNVQPCERREHIENGIRDCNVNEAVHTVTTEPGGHHIGAIKSLSLSKMQHTVIPDADNHVTGKQHVKHAAPPTANEQSVVEDANTLVPITSVRAGANVEMSSIQVKDNMLSTWNGQHIMPADTSTVPNLRPQLGPGVENAENCGDQIVITGQNTSLLSLLEMEEFQERELEDAQEHRRKCEVEEREALRAYRRAQRALIEANERCAILRRKRELCSAQVHGFIAENSSLAQPLSIQNAGHGLVMPSVLNSQANADGQMPGNQGGRSGSPYPEESPQQPVDKHEARSHNFNDNSTPSDYMEDDLLPPSKRARSDCISNLEDHMEETIHVYPVENRQISGESVQDYELLEASLRSRLVERFGKKSYLNNSGEATEELSFGKVSEIEREKAYVGPLLQEADENVMTNIEGMVELGNDAHEKRADSSNAPSIGNYDHEENISSFGELCMPLSVTHPIIPSSAPQNAARHMKGLFPDLHKKASDYKNDCQTSNAASVATVRLPDVAKDNAKMHSTTRKDMDIVSGAVDPFWPFCMFELRGKCNDEECPWQHVEHHAWRKSKHTKHSKPSFSGWIPYGLFQHILPVPTYRVGSNLIRADLNLIQSVLASSIWQYWQRGFCASFPFPLSVQRVLPSDAPSLQAGDDSSANFDRDRQLLNLRMLDSRKNKIVQGSVDAELFLEGALILYFGKINKPDRLKALLYLARAIEADPSTVILWVFYLHIYYQKDEGLGKDDMFSHAVQHNVCSYELWLMYINSRLRFDDRLDAYNDALSMLCQMTAVTDMELKDRSSFVLDIFLQMVYFLCMSGNVDKAISRIYGILPTATPDCSGDKLLADVISCLTISDRCIFWISCIYVSIYRKLPEEIIDQLEFLKDLPNSLVWSPIELTVDNRSQILVLLNYAAGKIAVDINETVKNGDPSYLRLSQFLAVNHINCLATLEGFQSCANLLVKYMEEYPMCPHILVFSARLHRKYGSCPGLKGFDELLLGWPKEVQGIQYLWNQCAEHALADNIELAEKLLTRWFEEYGKDGDIQSGGATRPMEISNEESVRSSVSSIQEVGSGTSTSEDQIFWLLNLSLYRTIENNLQEAKVAMDKALKLAHGESYEHCIKEHAAIHTLEKTSSSTDVQTQATFSLISGYLVDQRNLPVRDLLSRRFMKNVKKHRLKRLIDETIGPTSANPALINSVLEVCYGPSLLPETIGEVKYLVDFVESVMEVLPANYRLALAVGKFMVKHCTGDDSISMGTRFWASSILINAIFRAVPVAPESVWLEGASLLEKLQAAETVKRFYQQATSVYPFSFKLWHSYLNSCKASGSSTESIAEAARQRGIELSVTPP from the exons ATGTCAGCCCCGCGACCCgcggcctccgcggcggcggcggcggccgcgaacCCTAGCGCGTCCACCTCGcagcctccccctcctcctcctcatccgccgcctcctcctccgcctccgcccccgcctccgcctgcgGCCGCGGCGCCCTCCAGGTCTtcgtcggctgcggcggcggcggtggccagggtgcgggaggagggagaggtctcctccggcgccgacgacgacgag CCTCTGCGGGCTCGGTTCACTGCTCCATCCAATGTTTCCAAATATGCGGATGCTTCTACTCAAGTGTTGTCAGCAAATTTTCCTGGAAAAG GCAGTAATAGCCTGAGTCTCTCAAGTGCTTTTCCTCACAAAACAGTTGCTCCAAGTTATAAGAAGACAACGAGGGTGAATCAAGGGCTTTTCAAACCTGGCACCAATCGAAACCTTACTTGGCAAAAGCCTGTGTCAAGTGATAACCTTGTGATAAGTTTCTCTGATGATGATAGTGGGTCCGACTCTGGAATGTCAAAGCAAGATAAGAGAGGCAGGAAAGACAGTTCACAAGGTACATATAAAACAGGGATTAATGTGCACACTGGAATTATGAGGGAAGAAGCACCTCAACAGAAGATCCATGCTGCAAAGGTTGGATCTGCAAATTGGTCAGCTGTTCCACTAACATATAGGAATTCAGGGGTAGGCAGGGGATTGAGTGCCACCTTTGCTAGGAGAGATCCACCTGTTCGGCAAGTCACTCCCCAAAAGGCCATCCATAAGGATGGAAATGTTGTGGGAGTAAGTTCAGCGGTTCATAATTTGGAAAGCTTACGCCACAAAATTGCTGCTAGGGAAAATGAATTGAAAGTGAAAAGACCAATGTCACCTAGTCTTTTGAAGGACTCAAGTTTTCCCACTGGTCAGACAAGGTTACCCTTGGAAAAGATAGGATTTGAAGCTTCAAGCATTGGTGCATGCTCACACCTTAATGGTCCTGTTGGACATGATATTAGACCAATTAAAAGGTTGAAGCCCAATCAGGAGTGCTCCAACAACCAAGTTCTTGTTAATCAGATACCACCTGTACCTACTGGCAAGTCACTGGGGAAAAGCAATGTGCAACCTTGTGAAAGAAGAGAGCATATCGAAAATGGAATTAGGGACTGCAATGTTAATGAAGCAGTGCATACTGTAACAACAGAACCGGGTGGGCATCATATTGGTGCCATTAAGAGCCTTTCATTATCCAAAATGCAGCATACAGTTATACCGGATGCTGACAACCATGTTACAGGTAAACAACATGTTAAGCATGCAGCACCACCAACTGCTAATGAGCAATCTGTGGTGGAAGATGCTAACACTCTGGTGCCTATAACTTCTGTCCGAGCTGGTGCCAATGTAGAAATGTCATCTATTCAAGTGAAGGATAACATGCTTTCTACTTGGAATGGGCAACATATAATGCCTGCTGATACATCAACAGTGCCAAACCTGAGACCACAGTTGGGACCTGGAGTGGAG AATGCCGAGAACTGTGGTGATCAGATAGTTATCACAGGTCAGAACACATCATTGCTCTCTCTGCTTGAGATGGAGGAATTTCAAGAGAGGGAGCTGGAGGATGCTCAAGAGCATAGAAGGAAGTGCGAAGTAGAGGAAAGAGAAGCTCTAAGAGCTTATCGCAGAGCACAAAGAGCTTTAATTGAGGCCAATGAAAGGTGTGCCATTCTTCGCAGAAAAAGAGAGCTTTGCTCTGCACAAGTCCATGGTTTTATCGCTGAAAATTCTTCTTTGGCACAGCCTTTGAGTATTCAGAATGCTGGACACGGTCTTGTAATGCCATCTGTGCTCAACTCTCAAGCTAATGCAGATGGTCAGATGCCTGGAAATCAGGGTGGCAGGTCTGGCAGTCCATACCCAGAGGAGTCCCCTCAGCAGCCAGTTGATAAGCATGAGGCACGCTCACACAATTTCAATGATAACAGCACACCTTCAGATTACATGGAGGATGATCTTCTACCCCCCTCAAAGCGGGCAAGATCAGATTGTATTTCAAATCTGGAAGATCACATGGAAGAAACTATACATGTTTATCCTGTGGAAAACAGACAAATTTCTGGTGAAAGTGTGCAGGACTATGAGCTTTTGGAAGCTTCTTTGAGATCAAGGTTGGTGGAGAGATTTGGGAAGAAATCATATTTGAATAATTCTGGAGAAGCCACTGAAGAACTCTCCTTTGGAAAAGTATCTGAGATTGAGCGTGAGAAGGCATATGTGGGACCTCTGCTACAGGAGGCTGATGAGAATGTTATGACAAACATTGAAG GTATGGTGGAGCTTGGGAATGATGCACATGAAAAGAGAGCTGATTCTAGCAATGCGCCTTCAATTGGCAACTATGATCATGAGGAAAATATTTCCTCTTTTGGAGAATTATGCATGCCATTGAGCGTGACTCATCCCATTATTCCTTCTTCAGCTCCACAAAATGCTGCAAGACACATGAAGGGTTTATTTCCTGATTTACACAAGAAAGCTTCAGACTACAAAAATGACTGTCAGACCAGCAATGCAGCCTCTGTAGCAACGGTTCGTTTGCCAGATGTTGCCAAGGATAATGCTAAGATGCACTCAACAACTAGAAAGGATATGGACATTGTGAGTGGTGCGGTTGATCCCTTCTGGCCTTTCTGTATGTTTGAGCTTCGAGGAAAATGCAATGATGAAGAATGTCCATGGCAACATGTTGAGCATCATGCTTGGAGAAAGTCAAAGCACACAAAGCATTCAAAGCCCTCATTTTCAG GGTGGATTCCTTATGGTCTGTTTCAGCATATTCTGCCCGTGCCAACTTATCGTGTTGGTTCAAATCTTATTAGGGCTGATCTGAACTTGATCCAGTCGGTGTTGGCTAGCAGCATTTGGCAGTATTGGCAAAGGGGGTTTTGTGcttcctttccttttcctttATCTGTTCAAAGGGTGCTTCCATCAGATGCTCCATCCTTACAGGCTGGTGATGATTCGAGTGCAAATTTTGATAGGGACAGACAACTATTGAATCTTCGAATGCTGGATAGTAGGAAG AATAAGATTGTACAGGGATCTGTTGATGCTGAACTATTCTTAGAAGGGGCACTAATTCTGTATTTTGGAAAAATCAACAAACCTGATAGGCTCAAG GCTCTTTTATATCTAGCACGTGCTATTGAGGCCGATCCAAGCACAGTTATCTTGTGGGTGTTTTATCTTCATATTTACTATCAAAAGGATGAAGGACTAGGGAAAGATGACATGTTTTCCCATGCG GTTCAACACAATGTTTGCTCCTATGAACTATGGCTTATGTACATTAACAGCAGGTTGCGCTTTGATGATCGGTTGGATGCTTACAATGATGCTTTGAGCATGCTCTGCCAAATGACAGCTGTCACAGACATGGAATTGAAAGATAGAAGTTCTTTTGTCCTAGATATCTTCTTACAGATGGTTTACTTCTTGTGCATGTCTGGAAATGTGGACAAAGCAATTTCCAGGATTTATGGGATTCTGCCGACTGCAACTCCCGACTGTTCTGGTGACAAGTTGCTCGCTGATGTCATTTCTTGCTTGACCATTTCTGACAGATGCATATTTTGGATTTCCTGCATATATGTCTCAATTTACAGGAAACTTCCAGAGGAAATTATAGATCAACTGGAATTTCTTAAGGATTTACCTAATTCGTTAGTATGGTCTCCTATTGAACTTACAGTAGATAACAGAAGTCAGATTTTAGTACTATTGAACTATGCTGCTGGTAAGATtgctgtagatattaatgaaaCGGTTAAAAACGGGGATCCATCTTACCTGAGGCTCTCACAATTCCTCGCTGTTAACCACATTAATTGTCTAGCTACTCTTGAAGGCTTCCAATCTTGTGCTAATCTGCTGGTGAAGTATATGGAGGAGTATCCAATGTGTCCTCATATTCTTGTTTTCTCAGCTCGGCTACATAGAAAGTACGGTTCATGTCCTGGTCTGAAAGGATTTGATGAATTGCTCCTGGGTTGGCCTAAAGAGGTGCAAGGAATTCAGTATCTGTGGAACCAATGTGCTGAGCATGCTCTGGCAGATAATATCGAGCTAGCTGAGAAGTTGCTGACTCGCTGGTTTGAAGAATATGGAAAAGATGGTGATATTCAAAGTGGTGGTGCTACTAGACCAATGGAGATCAGCAATGAAGAGTCTGTACGGTCATCAGTTTCCTCTATACAAGAAGTTGGTTCTGGTACATCTACATCAGAGGATCAAATCTTTTGGCTATTAAACCTCTCATTATACAGGACGATAGAGAACAATCTACAGGAAGCAAAAGTTGCTATGGACAAAGCATTGAAGTTAGCACATGGGGAGAGCTATGAGCACTGTATAAAGGAACATGCTGCAATTCACACACTGGAGAAAACGTCATCATCTACAGATGTTCAAACTCAAGCAACCTTCAGTCTTATCAGTGGTTATCTTGTAGATCAACGGAACTTGCCCGTGAGGGATCTGCTGTCAAGAAGGTTTATGAAGAATGTTAAGAAGCACAGGCTTAAGCGGTTGATAGATGAGACTATAGGCCCAACTTCCGCGAATCCTGCTCTGATAAACTCTGTCCTCGAGGTGTGCTACGGTCCATCTCTCCTTCCAGAAACGATAGGTGAAGTTAAGTACCTGGTCGATTTTGTTGAATCAGTGATGGAGGTTCTTCCTGCAAACTACCGTCTGGCCTTGGCGGTTGGTAAATTCATGGTTAAGCATTGCACAGGTGATGACTCTATTTCCATGGGCACCCGATTCTGGGCCAGCTCCATTCTGATCAACGCCATTTTCCGAGCTGTTCCTGTCGCACCAGAATCAGTATGGTTAGAAGGTGCCAGTCTCCTTGAGAAACTTCAGGCAGCAGAGACCGTGAAGAGATTCTACCAGCAGGCAACCTCAGTCTACCCGTTCTCCTTCAAGCTATGGCACTCTTACTTGAACTCCTGTAAGGCCAGTGGGAGCAGCACAGAGAGCATCGCCGAAGCTGCGAGGCAACGGGGCATCGAGCTGAGCGTAACGCCTCCCTAG